The DNA segment AGCAGCGCGCTTTTGTCGACGCTGTCGTCTCCGATATCCACATGCAGGAGGTGGATGCGGGTGATGCCGGCTTCCTTGAGGACGTTGATATCGTCCTCCTCGACCACATGTTCGGCCGGGAAGAGGATCTTGCGTTCCTGCTTGGTGTCGACTACCTCGCCGGTGTCTTCATCGACCACTTCTTTCGTCTCCATCACGAAGACGGAGGCGGCGAGTTTGCGACCCTCGAATTTCTTGAAGTTCTTTTTGGTGTCGACCGCGTGTTCCTCGGCCAGGTCGAAGATGCGAACCAACTCTTCGTCGGTCGAGTACCCCAACGCGCGAAGGAGGGACGTGACCGGCAATTTTTTCTTCCGGTCGATATACGCCCACATCACGTTGTTGACGTCCGTCGAGAATTCGATCCACGACCCCCGGAACGGGATGACGCGGGCCGAGAACAGCTCCGTGCCGTTCGGGTGCATGCTCTGCCCGAAAAACACGCCCGGGCTGCGGTGCAGCTGGGAGACCACGACGCGCTCGGCGCCGTTAATAACGAACGTGCCCCGCTCGGTCATCGCCGGCAGGTTTCCCAGGTATACTTCTTGCTCGATGGCCTCCTCAGCCTCGTCCTCGTCTTCATCCTCCTTGCTCGAAAGCCGCAGCTTGGCCTTGAGAGGCACCGAAAATGTCAGGCCCTGCGCGATACATTCCGCAACGGAGTGCTTGGGAGCATCCAACGAGTAGTGGAGAAACTCGAGCGTGTACCGTTCGCGACTGTCCTGGATCGGGAAGTGCTCCTTGAAGACGGCCTGAAGACCCACATCGGCACGTTCTTCAGGCGGGGCGTCTTCCTGCACAAACTCGCCGTACGATTGAAGCTGTACGTCCAGAAAGTCCGGATAGTCTTTTACAGCGCGCGTGCGGGAAAAGGTGACCCGCTCCACAACGCCTCCCGGCTCGGTAATGGTATTGGGCATAGACTGATCGGTTAACGAGGTTGGTGACGCGTAGTTAGATACAGGGCGTGAGTTACAGGGCGTGAGATAAGTGCGAGAGATACGGTGAGGATCTCGTAGAGTCTCGGGCGTCTACACGTTAGTCGCGACAGAAGTGCATCGAAGCCTGAACGCGGCCCCTATGCAATTGTTTCAAAACCACGGCTCGTGGCGGGAACCTGCATCCGCCAGCGTATCTACGCAGAAGCATTGAAAGCCGGCCCTCATTGAAGGGCCGGCTTTCGCAGCACGCTGCGTTATGTCATTACAAAGCCTGCATTGAGGTGACCTATCCGATCGGGATGGTTACTTCAGCTCGACAACCGCGCCGGCTTCTTCCAGCTGGGTTTTGAGTTTGGCCGCTTCGTCCTTGTTGACGCCTTCCTTGACCGTGCTCGGAGCGCCTTCGACGAGGTCCTTCGCTTCCTTGAGGCCGAGGCCCGTGATGGCGCGAACTTCCTTGATGACGCCGATTTTCTTGGCGCCCGCATCCTTCAGGATGACGTCGAATTCCGTCTTTTCTTCGACGACGGCGGCGGCGGCGCCGTTGCCGGCGGCCGGGCCGGCGACAGCCACGGCAGCGGCGGCTGGCTTGATGCCGTAGTCCTGCTCGAGCACTTTGGCGAGTTCGCTAGCCTCTTTGATGGTGAGGTTTACCAGTTGTTCAGCAATTGCTTTGATGTCTGCCATGGTCGTTTGATGCTCCTGCAGCGGTCTGCACCTCTGGCGCGAAGTCCGGGCTGCGCTGCAAATTAAGGGTTATGGGGGTGTGCGTATTCGTAAAAGAAATCGGGGTTCAGCCTTCGCGTTCGGCCATCGTCTGCAGGGCGCCGACAAGATTGCCTCCCTGGGCTTGCAGCGCGCCGACCACGTTGGTCATTGGTGCGAGGAGCAGGCCTGCGATATCCCCGATGATCTCCTGCTTGGAGCGCAGCGAGGCGAGGATGTCGATGGACTGCCCGTCATACACGGCGCCATCGATATAAGCGGCTTTTAACGCGGGCCGGCCGTTGCCGGGGCCGGCGCTAAATTCTTTGATCACGCGCGCCGGAGCGGCCGGATCGTTGCAGTAC comes from the Rhodothermales bacterium genome and includes:
- the rplJ gene encoding 50S ribosomal protein L10, giving the protein MALTKEQKGVILDEVTKELEGVSTVYLTNCSGLTVEHMNTLRTKFRASNIQYRVVKNTLLRLAMDRIGGFQEMYSTLEGPTAVAYCNDPAAPARVIKEFSAGPGNGRPALKAAYIDGAVYDGQSIDILASLRSKQEIIGDIAGLLLAPMTNVVGALQAQGGNLVGALQTMAEREG
- the rplL gene encoding 50S ribosomal protein L7/L12, which gives rise to MADIKAIAEQLVNLTIKEASELAKVLEQDYGIKPAAAAVAVAGPAAGNGAAAAVVEEKTEFDVILKDAGAKKIGVIKEVRAITGLGLKEAKDLVEGAPSTVKEGVNKDEAAKLKTQLEEAGAVVELK